In a genomic window of Oncorhynchus masou masou isolate Uvic2021 chromosome 4, UVic_Omas_1.1, whole genome shotgun sequence:
- the LOC135520697 gene encoding transcription factor LBX1-like, with amino-acid sequence MTSKEVAECDAVENRRRSPLDHLPPPANSNKPLTPFSIQDILNKPSVKRSYTICGTAHLISSAEKHRSSSISALANRALLTQTSPLCALEELASKTFKGLEVSVLQAAEGRDGMTLFGQRNTPKKRRKSRTAFTNHQIYELEKRFLYQKYLSPADRDQIAQQLGLTNAQVITWFQNRRAKLKRDLEEMKADVESAKTIGDGIVPLEKLAKLADLEKCANGTLGHHPRADSPAQSGGREYELARKLRMSPLSPFSDHTTSKECSEDDEDLEIDVDD; translated from the exons ATGACATCCAAAGAAGTCGCCGAATGTGACGCGGTCGAGAATAGGAGGCGAAGTCCGTTGGACCATCTTCCTCCGCCTGCAAACTCGAATAAGCCACTGACACCGTTCAGTATCCAAGACATTCTCAACAAACCCTCCGTGAAACGAAGTTACACCATTTGTGGGACAGCACACCTGATTTCGTCGGCTGAGAAGCACCGTTCGTCCAGCATCTCTGCTCTGGCCAACAGGGCACTGCTCACACAAACCTCACCACTCTGCGCCCTGGAAGAACTAGCCAGCAAAACCTTCAAGGGGCTCGAAGTTAGCGTGCTACAAGCAGCTGAAG GGAGAGACGGAATGACACTCTTTGGGCAAAGAAACACCCCGAAGAAGCGAAGGAAGTCCAGGACTGCCTTCACCAACCACCAAATCTACGAATTAGAGAAAAGATTCCTGTATCAGAAATATTTGTCACCCGCTGACCGAGACCAAATCGCCCAACAATTGGGTCTAACGAACGCCCAAGTCATCACGTGGTTCCAGAACAGGAGAGCCAAACTAAAGCGAGATCTGGAAGAGATGAAGGCCGACGTGGAGTCGGCCAAAACTATAGGTGACGGTATTGTACCTCTGGAGAAACTCGCCAAGCTCGCTGACCTCGAGAAATGCGCCAACGGAACACTCGGACATCACCCGCGAGCCGATTCTCCCGCGCAGAGCGGCGGACGAGAGTACGAACTCGCACGCAAGCTGCGGATGTCCCCCCTGTCGCCGTTTTCAGACCACACAACAAGTAAAGAATGCTCAGAGGACGACGAAGACCTAGAAATTGATGTGGATGACTGA